In Paraburkholderia bryophila, a single genomic region encodes these proteins:
- a CDS encoding serine aminopeptidase domain-containing protein translates to MRPVVFDGQFGWFHPANGPHGVVLCSPFGYDALCTYRGLRRLAERLAERGMPVLRFDYPGTGDSAGDASEPGRWRAWIDSIKEAVAWLRESTGVARVSLCGLRLGGTLAALAAQELGGVDGLVLLAPVLSGKNYQRELRAHYRQWLSIPASMDCVHEPDTDAFVEAYGFRLYQDTLESLRAVDLRRDAQQPAARVLVLDSLDAGRVDALVAHYREQGLEVERQPFDEYSKFMLESLDSELPRAAFASIENWLTDRDGDTMASARANVGGAADHAAVHSATHVATHATDHIAGHPVAPNVVETPVWLDGGRLFGIYCAPAARCEAHASATAPAALLLNTGAVSRIGNARLSVRFARRLAQQGVSSLRVDLRGLGDSLPSVDGLNLDALYAPEGVDDAACAARWLNAQGHRGAVLLGICAGAYIGLHAAAREPAVTGAVLVNLQKFTWRNLCDEQGKPAVAPATFGSTRSYLRSMCQPRKWLRVLKGQSGGLPVARELTARFAARVAATLADRLERLSGIELGAREAHRLIAAVDAKGAETRLVYGVLDEGVEELECHFGAHGARLRRFHHVRAAFCERTDHAILSSSAQENVMSYFENFYRDSFSEIARTDTEPAHDARATRSSWRQSRAAQWLVKRARAVRLFGEAS, encoded by the coding sequence GTGAGGCCAGTAGTCTTCGATGGTCAGTTCGGTTGGTTCCATCCGGCGAATGGGCCGCATGGCGTGGTGTTGTGTTCTCCGTTCGGCTACGACGCGCTCTGCACGTATCGCGGTTTGCGCAGACTGGCCGAGCGGCTCGCCGAACGCGGCATGCCGGTGTTGCGCTTCGACTACCCCGGCACCGGCGACTCGGCCGGCGACGCGAGCGAACCCGGCCGCTGGCGCGCGTGGATCGACAGCATCAAGGAGGCCGTCGCGTGGCTGCGCGAGTCCACCGGTGTTGCGCGCGTCAGCTTGTGCGGGTTGCGTCTGGGCGGCACGCTGGCCGCGCTCGCGGCGCAGGAACTCGGCGGCGTGGACGGCCTCGTGCTGCTCGCGCCGGTGCTGTCCGGCAAGAATTATCAGCGTGAGTTGCGCGCGCATTACCGGCAGTGGCTGTCGATCCCGGCATCGATGGATTGCGTTCATGAACCCGATACCGACGCCTTCGTCGAGGCCTACGGTTTTCGTCTCTATCAGGACACGCTGGAGAGTCTGCGCGCCGTCGACTTGCGACGCGACGCGCAGCAGCCCGCCGCGCGCGTGCTCGTGCTCGATTCGCTGGACGCCGGACGCGTCGACGCGCTGGTCGCGCACTATCGCGAGCAAGGACTCGAAGTCGAGCGGCAGCCGTTCGACGAATACAGCAAGTTCATGCTGGAATCGCTCGACAGCGAGCTTCCGCGAGCCGCGTTTGCATCGATTGAAAACTGGCTGACGGATCGTGACGGCGACACGATGGCGAGCGCGCGCGCGAATGTCGGCGGCGCTGCGGACCACGCTGCGGTTCATTCAGCCACTCATGTGGCCACTCACGCTACTGACCACATCGCCGGCCATCCCGTCGCACCGAACGTGGTCGAGACGCCGGTATGGCTCGATGGCGGCAGGTTATTCGGCATCTACTGCGCACCCGCCGCGCGGTGCGAAGCGCATGCAAGCGCCACCGCGCCGGCCGCGCTGCTGTTGAACACAGGCGCCGTATCGCGGATCGGCAATGCGCGGCTCAGCGTGCGTTTCGCACGGCGTCTCGCGCAACAGGGCGTCAGTTCGCTGCGGGTCGACCTCCGCGGTCTGGGCGACAGCCTGCCTTCCGTCGATGGCTTGAACCTCGACGCGTTGTACGCGCCGGAAGGCGTCGACGATGCCGCGTGCGCGGCCCGCTGGCTGAACGCGCAAGGGCATCGCGGCGCGGTGCTGCTCGGCATTTGCGCGGGCGCCTATATCGGCCTGCATGCCGCCGCGCGCGAACCGGCCGTGACCGGCGCGGTGCTGGTCAACCTGCAGAAATTCACCTGGCGCAACCTCTGCGACGAGCAGGGCAAGCCGGCGGTTGCGCCCGCAACCTTCGGGTCGACGCGCAGTTATCTGCGCTCCATGTGCCAGCCGCGTAAATGGCTGCGCGTGCTGAAGGGGCAGTCGGGCGGCTTGCCGGTGGCGCGCGAGTTGACGGCGCGCTTCGCGGCTCGTGTCGCCGCGACGCTGGCCGACCGGCTCGAACGCCTGAGCGGCATCGAACTGGGCGCGCGCGAAGCGCACCGCCTGATTGCCGCGGTCGATGCCAAAGGCGCCGAGACGCGTCTCGTCTACGGCGTGCTCGACGAAGGCGTCGAGGAACTGGAATGTCACTTCGGCGCGCACGGTGCGCGGCTGCGGCGTTTTCATCACGTTCGCGCGGCGTTTTGCGAGCGGACCGATCACGCGATCCTGTCGTCGAGCGCGCAGGAAAACGTGATGTCGTACTTTGAGAATTTCTATCGCGACAGCTTCAGCGAGATCGCGCGGACCGA
- a CDS encoding glycosyltransferase family 2 protein, with product MKQGENGESGLNARLISLCVPTCNRPALLEQAIDSCLAQTYGEFEIVIGDDSADDRAQHLVERCRSRSTRPIRYERNTPRLGQAGNVNRLFARAQGARLVLLHDDDLLEPDALTCLDACWQRYPALTAAFGKQRVIADDGTPRPQATERLNVDYRRVPERAGRLPVPALAGIDQMFPNNGYLVDTLAARRIGYRTVAEVGEACDFDFGLRLSVDAAAICFVDEFVSISRETAQSISTHALPAMHAFAQLRASRVPAAAQAARDDALRRVAPRAASAYARAGEPANAWRVLLSKHYPMRDRLRARFFYHVLLAARSTFALRTPHGG from the coding sequence ATGAAGCAGGGCGAGAACGGCGAGAGTGGATTGAACGCACGGTTGATCTCCCTATGCGTTCCCACCTGCAACCGGCCTGCGTTGCTCGAACAGGCCATCGACAGTTGTCTCGCGCAAACCTACGGTGAATTCGAAATCGTCATCGGCGACGACTCGGCCGACGACCGCGCGCAACACCTCGTGGAACGCTGCCGTTCGCGCAGCACACGGCCCATCCGCTACGAACGCAACACGCCGCGGCTCGGCCAGGCGGGCAACGTCAACCGGTTATTCGCACGTGCGCAGGGCGCACGCCTCGTGCTGCTGCACGATGACGATCTGCTCGAGCCAGACGCATTGACGTGTCTCGACGCCTGCTGGCAGCGCTACCCGGCATTGACCGCGGCGTTCGGCAAACAGCGTGTGATCGCCGACGACGGCACGCCGCGCCCGCAAGCCACCGAACGACTGAACGTCGACTACCGCCGCGTGCCGGAACGCGCCGGCCGCTTGCCCGTGCCCGCATTGGCCGGCATCGACCAGATGTTCCCGAACAACGGCTACCTCGTGGATACCTTGGCGGCGCGCCGGATCGGCTATCGCACGGTGGCCGAGGTGGGCGAGGCGTGCGATTTCGATTTCGGTCTGCGCCTGAGCGTCGACGCCGCCGCAATCTGTTTCGTGGACGAGTTCGTGTCGATATCGCGCGAAACGGCGCAGTCCATTTCGACCCATGCGTTGCCCGCCATGCACGCGTTCGCGCAACTGCGCGCGAGCCGCGTGCCGGCCGCGGCGCAGGCCGCCCGCGACGACGCGTTGCGCCGGGTCGCGCCGCGCGCCGCGTCCGCGTATGCGCGAGCCGGCGAACCGGCCAACGCATGGCGTGTGCTGCTATCGAAGCATTACCCGATGCGCGACCGACTGCGCGCGCGGTTTTTCTATCACGTGCTGCTCGCGGCCCGTTCCACTTTTGCGCTGCGTACGCCGCACGGCGGCTGA
- a CDS encoding oligosaccharide flippase family protein has translation MERSIVRNIFINFAGAIAPTFVSLVTVPAYIHLMGVERYGVINLVWALIGYFSVLDLGTSLATENQISKARAANDDSIERIFWSAWFMNLGTGIVGGLLIYLGTFIYITHGVKIEPEFQREVMASLPWIAVAVPIANVSWVFAGAINGVERFASFNINQTIGTALFQLLPLAAIFCFSPSLAVVIPAAVLARLIAGVMLGAAAFRAIGIRRVRMPQWRVMAELFRYGRWMLLFSGANMIASTLDRVLVGALLGARFVTYYATPQNLITRLNLLPVAMVRTLFPRLSAVSRADADALAHRALAFLNGAFTPCVIVALFALKPFLMLWLGPTVAAAAPVASVLVLGVWLSGQSGILGILIQAQTSPAAIAGVSWIELPVFAGALWCGIHWFGIMGAAAVVVLKSFFDYAVLLVFSRLHVWSIVRNMLVHLMFLLVALALAETITALPVSILAALALAAANLGLSLHGSSELRGVVYKVWARVTLSMS, from the coding sequence ATGGAAAGAAGTATCGTCAGGAACATCTTCATCAACTTCGCGGGAGCGATCGCGCCGACCTTCGTGTCCCTGGTGACCGTGCCGGCGTACATCCATCTGATGGGCGTGGAGCGCTACGGGGTCATCAATCTGGTGTGGGCGCTGATCGGCTACTTCAGCGTGCTCGATCTCGGCACGAGTCTCGCGACGGAAAATCAGATCTCCAAGGCACGCGCCGCCAACGACGATTCGATCGAGCGGATTTTCTGGAGCGCGTGGTTCATGAACCTGGGCACCGGCATTGTCGGCGGGCTGCTGATTTATCTCGGCACCTTCATTTACATCACGCATGGTGTGAAGATCGAACCCGAGTTTCAACGCGAAGTGATGGCGAGTCTGCCGTGGATCGCGGTGGCCGTGCCGATCGCGAACGTCTCGTGGGTATTTGCCGGTGCGATCAACGGCGTGGAGCGTTTCGCCAGTTTCAACATCAATCAGACGATCGGCACCGCGCTGTTTCAACTGCTGCCGTTGGCGGCGATTTTCTGTTTTTCGCCTTCGCTGGCCGTCGTAATACCGGCGGCCGTGCTGGCGCGTTTGATCGCGGGCGTGATGCTTGGCGCGGCCGCGTTTCGCGCCATCGGCATTCGACGTGTAAGGATGCCGCAATGGCGCGTAATGGCAGAGCTGTTTCGTTATGGTCGCTGGATGCTGCTGTTTTCCGGCGCCAACATGATTGCGTCGACGCTCGATCGGGTGCTGGTGGGCGCGTTGCTCGGCGCGCGCTTCGTGACTTACTACGCGACGCCGCAGAACCTCATCACGCGTTTGAATCTGCTGCCGGTTGCGATGGTGCGCACGTTGTTTCCGCGACTCTCGGCGGTCTCGCGCGCAGATGCCGATGCGCTCGCGCATCGGGCGCTCGCGTTTCTGAACGGCGCGTTCACGCCTTGCGTGATCGTCGCGTTGTTCGCGTTGAAGCCGTTTTTGATGCTGTGGCTCGGGCCGACGGTGGCGGCTGCGGCGCCGGTTGCTAGTGTGCTTGTGCTAGGGGTATGGCTGAGTGGGCAGTCGGGCATTCTGGGGATTCTGATTCAGGCGCAGACGAGTCCGGCGGCCATTGCCGGGGTTAGCTGGATCGAATTACCGGTGTTTGCCGGCGCGCTGTGGTGTGGGATTCATTGGTTTGGGATCATGGGCGCGGCGGCTGTCGTGGTGCTGAAGAGTTTCTTCGACTATGCGGTGTTGCTGGTCTTCTCGCGGCTGCATGTGTGGTCCATCGTGCGCAATATGCTGGTTCATCTGATGTTTCTGCTTGTTGCGCTTGCGTTGGCTGAAACGATTACGGCGCTGCCTGTGAGTATTCTGGCGGCGCTGGCGCTAGCGGCGGCGAATCTGGGGCTGTCGCTGCATGGGTCGAGTGAGTTGCGTGGGGTGGTTTATAAGGTTTGGGCGCGGGTGACGTTGTCGATGAGTTAG
- a CDS encoding immunity 52 family protein — MEINAMFRDTFLSSSDFPAMLARESTIVDTLSTKSALMTRANWSLKGNTLDEATQYPAFTADGAASSPAIAVLTEEFRRGASNVSHAAIWNTRTGPNEGASMSCRVSDAKVLADNFALRVGVPACFAAADDLADVVRTIVATFQPMVVEASPAGYFEKQVFDDKPGVGWMLYLPKIITVQQVPEARALIPVPVNGKNQTGTIIVSVTDTVFSMDNPEHIEIANRIEIRLVDQNLLPRYADL, encoded by the coding sequence ATGGAAATCAACGCGATGTTCCGGGACACATTCTTATCGTCCAGCGATTTCCCGGCGATGCTGGCCCGCGAGTCCACCATCGTCGACACGCTTTCGACGAAGAGCGCGCTGATGACTCGTGCGAACTGGTCTCTGAAGGGGAATACTCTTGACGAAGCGACACAGTACCCAGCATTCACCGCCGACGGTGCGGCTTCTTCGCCGGCGATCGCCGTCCTCACTGAGGAATTCAGAAGGGGAGCATCGAACGTGTCCCATGCCGCTATCTGGAATACCAGAACGGGACCGAACGAGGGCGCGTCCATGTCGTGTCGCGTGTCCGATGCAAAGGTGCTAGCGGACAACTTTGCATTAAGAGTGGGTGTGCCCGCCTGTTTTGCAGCGGCCGACGATCTCGCGGACGTAGTCAGGACAATCGTTGCGACGTTCCAGCCTATGGTTGTTGAAGCCTCGCCGGCCGGCTACTTCGAAAAGCAGGTCTTCGACGACAAACCCGGCGTCGGCTGGATGCTCTACCTACCGAAGATCATCACCGTGCAACAGGTTCCAGAAGCTCGCGCGCTAATCCCTGTACCCGTGAATGGCAAGAACCAGACCGGCACGATCATCGTAAGCGTAACGGACACCGTCTTCTCGATGGACAACCCCGAGCACATCGAAATCGCCAACCGCATCGAGATCCGCCTCGTCGATCAGAATCTACTGCCTCGCTACGCGGACCTTTGA
- a CDS encoding restriction endonuclease fold toxin 5 domain-containing protein, with amino-acid sequence MGTLFAPLLEAAVAELGPVLLSAGRALLGGAATAATGSVSGDKSKEDSKATPAVRTLPRTGETCKKCPPDSGSRIHRRHGANWNAYRYQARVTGFAFDKEACRWSEEWHWLKIDFDGFQAVDCLLQETKGNYDQFVDGSIPGAEDFFKGFESMEDQAMTQGTEVRLNPPTRLTWYFQTPLTQRKMTRLLALLGIHSTYQP; translated from the coding sequence ATGGGGACATTATTCGCGCCATTGTTAGAGGCAGCAGTCGCGGAACTCGGGCCAGTTTTGTTGAGCGCGGGCAGAGCGTTATTGGGTGGCGCGGCAACGGCGGCAACGGGCAGTGTGTCGGGTGACAAGTCGAAAGAGGACAGCAAGGCCACGCCCGCAGTGCGAACGCTCCCGCGTACTGGCGAGACCTGCAAGAAATGCCCGCCGGACTCAGGATCGAGAATTCACCGCAGACACGGCGCGAATTGGAACGCATACCGCTACCAGGCGCGCGTCACGGGCTTTGCATTCGACAAGGAAGCATGCCGTTGGAGTGAAGAGTGGCATTGGCTGAAGATCGACTTTGATGGATTCCAAGCTGTCGACTGTCTTCTGCAGGAGACCAAGGGCAACTATGACCAGTTCGTCGACGGCTCTATACCTGGCGCGGAGGACTTTTTTAAAGGATTCGAATCCATGGAAGATCAGGCAATGACGCAAGGAACCGAAGTGCGCTTGAATCCGCCAACGCGTCTGACGTGGTACTTTCAGACACCTCTCACGCAACGCAAAATGACCAGGCTACTCGCGCTCCTCGGCATCCATTCCACCTATCAACCCTGA
- a CDS encoding immunity 52 family protein, whose amino-acid sequence MDIRLQFRDELLTSTDFPAILTRIRHVTDAMANIDPRFADWYAQGDSREEAHMYRAFENGLPSAALVAVLRHRYANDSSFTSVALWDGDEDHNEGATLACLVGDKYLPDSFEVSLYNDAVFSDLKSMELVVLAAIEAFSPAYVAVAPRAYAEKQVFDDKPGVGWMLYLPTVITTQQVPEARALIPVKTTGKQQAGTIIVSVTDAVFSVDNPEHIEIANRIEIRLVDQDLLPRYTNL is encoded by the coding sequence ATGGATATCAGGCTTCAATTCCGCGATGAGTTACTAACCTCGACCGATTTTCCAGCAATCCTTACTCGTATTCGGCACGTGACGGACGCGATGGCGAACATCGACCCACGGTTCGCCGACTGGTATGCGCAAGGGGACAGTCGGGAAGAAGCGCACATGTATCGTGCATTCGAGAACGGACTGCCGTCCGCGGCGCTTGTCGCCGTCCTCCGTCATCGATATGCGAACGATTCTTCGTTCACGTCCGTTGCACTATGGGATGGAGATGAGGACCATAACGAGGGGGCGACGCTTGCCTGTCTAGTTGGAGACAAGTACCTGCCGGATTCCTTCGAGGTCAGTCTCTATAACGATGCCGTGTTCAGCGACCTCAAGTCGATGGAGTTAGTGGTGTTGGCGGCGATCGAGGCTTTTTCCCCTGCCTACGTGGCGGTGGCGCCGCGCGCTTACGCCGAGAAGCAGGTCTTTGATGACAAGCCTGGTGTCGGTTGGATGCTTTACTTGCCAACGGTGATAACGACGCAGCAGGTTCCCGAAGCGCGCGCACTGATTCCAGTAAAAACGACGGGCAAACAGCAAGCCGGAACAATCATCGTGAGCGTAACGGACGCCGTTTTCTCAGTAGACAACCCTGAGCATATCGAAATCGCCAACCGCATCGAGATCCGCCTTGTTGATCAGGATCTACTGCCTCGCTACACGAACCTTTGA
- a CDS encoding restriction endonuclease fold toxin 5 domain-containing protein → MLAPLLESAVAELGPVLLSAGRALLGGVATGAMGSATGDASKDDSKSTPAVRALPRTGESCKKCPPEEGAKVRRRHGVNWDAYRYQARTTGFAFDIEQCQWSDEWNWLGIDFDGFQPSGCLLQEAKGNYDQFFSAPDKPLKWFQGFKTMSEMIGKQARVTRANPPAKLVWYFQTPRTRSFMLPVLREFAVTSVYQP, encoded by the coding sequence ATACTGGCGCCGTTGTTGGAGAGCGCCGTCGCGGAGCTTGGGCCGGTTTTGTTGAGCGCTGGAAGGGCTTTGTTGGGTGGCGTGGCTACGGGGGCAATGGGAAGCGCGACAGGTGATGCTTCGAAGGACGACAGCAAAAGTACGCCTGCGGTGCGCGCGTTGCCGCGGACGGGTGAGAGTTGCAAGAAGTGTCCGCCGGAAGAAGGAGCCAAAGTGCGCAGGCGCCACGGTGTCAATTGGGATGCTTATCGGTATCAGGCACGTACTACTGGCTTTGCGTTCGATATAGAGCAGTGCCAGTGGAGCGACGAATGGAATTGGCTAGGAATTGACTTCGACGGGTTTCAGCCCTCCGGCTGTCTATTGCAGGAAGCGAAGGGAAACTACGATCAGTTTTTTTCTGCGCCTGATAAGCCCTTGAAGTGGTTCCAGGGATTCAAAACCATGTCCGAAATGATCGGTAAGCAGGCTCGCGTCACTCGTGCGAATCCGCCAGCCAAACTCGTATGGTATTTCCAAACGCCAAGAACACGGAGTTTTATGCTCCCGGTGCTGCGGGAGTTCGCTGTTACCTCTGTCTATCAACCGTAG